A window of Panicum virgatum strain AP13 chromosome 8K, P.virgatum_v5, whole genome shotgun sequence contains these coding sequences:
- the LOC120644304 gene encoding SKP1-like protein 1: MAAEGDKKMITLKSSDGEEFEVEEAVAMESQTIRHMIEDDCADNGIPLPNVNSKILSKVIEYCNKHVHAAAAAAAASKAGSDDAGAAVANSNAASGEDLKNWDADFVKVDQATLFDLILAANYLNIKGLLDLTCQTVADMIKGKTPEEIRKTFNIKNDFTPEEEEEIRRENQWAFE; the protein is encoded by the exons ATGGCGGCCGAGGGCGATAAGAAGATGATCACCCTCAAGAGCTCGGACGGCGAGGAGTtcgaggtggaggaggcggtcgCCATGGAGTCGCAGACCATCCGTCACATGATCGAGGACGACTGCGCCGACAACGGCATCCCGCTCCCCAACGTCAACTCCAAGATCCTCTCCAAGGTAATCGAGTACTGCAACAAGCACGTCCACGCCGCGGCcgcagcggccgcggcgtccAAGGCCGGCTCCGACGACGCTGGGGCAGCCGTCGCCAACAGCAACGCTGCCTCCGGTGAAGACCTTAAGAACTGGGACGCCGACTTCGTCAAGGTCGATCAGGCCACGCTGTTCGACCTCATCTTG GCTGCAAACTATCTCAACATCAAGGGGCTGCTGGACCTGACGTGCCAGACTGTTGCTGACATGATCAAGGGCAAGACTCCTGAGGAGATCCGCAAGACCTTCAACATCAAGAACGACTTCACCcctgaggaggaagaggagatccGCAGAGAGAACCAGTGGGCCTTCGAGTAG